A single window of Archangium gephyra DNA harbors:
- a CDS encoding alpha-amylase family glycosyl hydrolase → MQWRQSLLVLALAGVLSSCRDGNGGGGEPDPQPPAPEPAAYRVTVGTAAARADSRLACFKGNGEAECGLRLYQIMVEAFVDGDSTADYNTGYGTSPHKGDLQGVINSLDYIQSTGVNAIWLTPIFKSVRVAGQSDWADRLDATGYFASDYFNVDPHFGTNDKLKELVAAAHARGLYVFLDGVFGHFKSNAQDYASPLGRKVSTTGSAQGDTGRSAVYPDDLEFFKEVAAHWVTEYKIDGWRLDQAYQVPVQYWDDLRTAVAEAAATASYTNRAGQTVHPLGYMVGEIWRSAGEISDQGYGTTASPGLLSVFDFPMRYSLVQSLAVEESGSGNRAANNLHAGYLSHLAYPAHAMPNLMLTNHDVVRFGDLLQRGSLADPTGETYWARHKAAFSFMASYSGPITLYYGDELGQELPGFAARDSSSTCAINGRCDDHVSRTSAIVEGVASTVGGTPAVLSAEQASLKSHVAALMALRDAHPALANGSRTHIFSDTNLYIDRKDKGSDNVLYVLNTKAEPAVVTIAGTAIGSAGALLGLLDGAEVVGSGGNYEIRLKPFEARFFDIASPTAEGPRTGAGSELSGEGPLADCHTPAVEGLGPLNKEMFIRGSYAGGDNFGATPASRRFAYKGNNLYQVVVHEPVPTAYTFKFASADWSKEFAVRSSAAVVIATEQTMAVAAGSGTESSLAIPEAGDYVFSFRINATQTGGEMMVSQCQ, encoded by the coding sequence GATCCGCAGCCGCCGGCACCCGAGCCCGCGGCCTACCGGGTGACGGTCGGCACCGCGGCGGCTCGAGCCGACAGCCGTCTGGCCTGCTTCAAGGGCAACGGTGAGGCCGAGTGTGGTCTGCGTCTGTATCAGATCATGGTCGAGGCCTTCGTCGATGGCGACAGCACCGCGGATTACAACACCGGCTATGGCACCAGCCCGCACAAGGGTGACCTGCAAGGGGTCATCAACAGCCTCGATTACATCCAATCGACCGGCGTGAACGCCATCTGGCTCACCCCGATCTTCAAGAGCGTGCGCGTGGCCGGGCAGAGCGACTGGGCCGATCGTCTCGATGCCACCGGCTACTTCGCCTCGGACTACTTCAACGTCGACCCCCACTTCGGCACCAATGACAAGCTGAAGGAGCTGGTGGCCGCCGCCCATGCCCGAGGGCTGTATGTGTTTCTCGATGGCGTGTTCGGTCACTTCAAGAGCAATGCCCAGGATTACGCCTCACCGCTGGGCCGCAAGGTCTCCACTACCGGCTCGGCCCAGGGGGACACCGGGCGGTCCGCCGTCTATCCGGACGACCTCGAGTTCTTCAAGGAGGTCGCCGCGCACTGGGTGACCGAGTACAAGATCGACGGCTGGCGCCTGGATCAGGCCTATCAGGTGCCGGTGCAGTACTGGGACGATCTTCGCACCGCCGTCGCCGAAGCCGCGGCCACCGCGAGCTACACCAATCGGGCCGGCCAGACGGTCCATCCTCTGGGCTACATGGTGGGGGAGATCTGGCGGAGCGCGGGGGAGATCTCCGACCAGGGTTATGGCACCACCGCGAGCCCCGGGCTGCTGTCCGTGTTCGATTTCCCCATGCGCTACAGCCTGGTGCAATCGCTCGCCGTCGAGGAGAGTGGCAGTGGCAACCGCGCGGCGAACAATCTGCATGCCGGTTATTTGAGCCACCTGGCCTACCCCGCCCATGCCATGCCGAACCTGATGCTGACCAACCATGACGTGGTCCGCTTCGGTGATCTCCTCCAGCGGGGCTCCCTGGCGGACCCCACGGGCGAGACCTACTGGGCACGGCACAAAGCCGCCTTCAGCTTCATGGCCTCGTACAGCGGTCCCATCACCCTCTACTACGGCGACGAGCTCGGCCAGGAGCTGCCGGGTTTCGCGGCTCGCGACAGCAGCTCGACCTGTGCCATCAACGGCCGCTGCGATGACCATGTCTCCCGCACCTCCGCCATCGTGGAGGGCGTTGCGTCCACCGTCGGCGGTACGCCCGCGGTGCTCTCGGCCGAACAGGCCAGCCTGAAGAGCCACGTGGCCGCGTTGATGGCCTTGCGCGACGCCCACCCGGCGCTGGCCAATGGCAGCCGCACACACATCTTCTCGGACACGAACCTCTACATCGATCGCAAGGACAAGGGCTCCGACAACGTCCTGTACGTGTTGAACACCAAGGCGGAGCCGGCGGTGGTCACGATCGCCGGGACGGCCATCGGGAGCGCTGGGGCACTCCTCGGGCTGCTGGATGGGGCCGAGGTGGTGGGCTCCGGTGGCAACTACGAGATCCGGCTGAAGCCGTTCGAGGCCAGGTTCTTCGACATCGCCTCGCCGACGGCCGAGGGCCCTCGGACGGGCGCGGGGAGTGAGCTCTCGGGCGAGGGACCGCTGGCCGACTGCCACACGCCGGCCGTCGAGGGGCTCGGCCCCCTCAACAAGGAGATGTTCATCCGGGGCAGCTATGCCGGCGGAGACAACTTCGGCGCGACGCCGGCCAGCCGCCGCTTCGCCTACAAGGGCAACAACCTCTACCAGGTGGTGGTCCATGAGCCGGTGCCCACCGCCTACACCTTCAAGTTCGCCAGCGCGGATTGGTCGAAGGAGTTCGCGGTGCGCAGCTCCGCCGCGGTGGTGATCGCCACGGAGCAGACCATGGCGGTCGCCGCGGGCAGCGGCACGGAGTCGTCGCTCGCCATCCCGGAAGCCGGTGACTACGTGTTCAGCTTCCGCATCAACGCCACCCAGACGGGCGGCGAGATGATGGTGAGCCAGTGCCAGTGA
- a CDS encoding tetratricopeptide repeat protein, with protein sequence MRRFWMWALLSVVACSEKKPQPGDAGQASGAAGQFKSEAALGNKDETCPGGTVRGCWDAASEAELKGDIARATELYTRVCEAGGARACNVLGILASKGGAAPERIYSLFMRGCDGGDMSGCYNAAMCHKTGGCAEKNDAEATKLLRRACDGGDADACGHLGTR encoded by the coding sequence ATGCGAAGGTTCTGGATGTGGGCGCTGCTCTCGGTGGTGGCGTGTTCCGAGAAGAAGCCACAGCCCGGTGACGCGGGGCAGGCCAGTGGTGCCGCTGGACAGTTCAAGTCCGAGGCCGCGCTCGGCAACAAGGACGAGACCTGCCCCGGCGGGACGGTGAGGGGGTGTTGGGACGCCGCCTCGGAGGCCGAACTGAAGGGCGACATCGCGCGCGCCACCGAGCTGTACACGCGGGTGTGTGAGGCGGGCGGCGCCCGGGCGTGCAACGTGCTGGGCATCCTCGCGTCGAAGGGGGGCGCGGCTCCGGAGCGCATCTACTCACTCTTCATGCGGGGATGCGACGGGGGCGACATGTCGGGCTGCTACAACGCGGCCATGTGCCACAAGACGGGCGGGTGCGCCGAGAAGAACGACGCCGAGGCCACGAAGCTCCTGCGGCGCGCATGTGACGGTGGCGACGCGGACGCCTGCGGCCACCTCGGCACCCGCTGA
- a CDS encoding MFS transporter → MAPAPWPLRRIEALVFLTVFLDLVGFGIVIPLLPFYVQSMGGSELTVGVLLGSFSFTQLLATPLLGRFSDRYGRRPIILLSLAANAIAMGLFSLASYHHLLPLLFASRILAGATSGNLSACQAVLADVTPSENRARAMGRLGAGIGLGLVLGPMIGGQLSLWGAWFPPLAAGALALLGALGVLVAMPETHLSRSTAAKQPSRLSVFHSSPRQRALRIMLLLYFFVFLSMTTLQVAFALLAQERLGWGAKQVGYVFALVGGLGLVIQGGLIGPLSKAVGEARLLILGTLILCAGMLGVSVAAQPLSLIGAVILLGTGLGLIQPLLGSLASQAANPSLLGLTLGLAQSSGGLARTVGPVASGALYKSLGASAPFTAGALIALGATVLGALLKREGLGKRRDS, encoded by the coding sequence ATGGCCCCAGCCCCATGGCCGCTCCGCCGCATCGAGGCGCTCGTCTTCCTGACGGTGTTCCTCGATCTGGTGGGCTTCGGCATCGTCATCCCGCTCCTGCCCTTCTACGTCCAGTCGATGGGAGGCTCGGAGCTCACCGTCGGCGTGCTGCTCGGCAGCTTCTCCTTCACCCAGCTGCTCGCCACCCCGCTCCTCGGGCGGTTCTCGGACCGTTACGGCCGCCGGCCCATCATCCTGCTGAGCCTCGCGGCCAACGCGATCGCCATGGGCCTCTTCTCCCTGGCCAGCTACCACCACCTGCTGCCGCTCCTCTTCGCCTCGCGCATCCTCGCGGGCGCCACCTCGGGCAACCTCTCGGCGTGTCAGGCCGTGCTCGCGGACGTCACCCCGTCCGAGAACCGCGCGCGGGCCATGGGCCGGCTCGGGGCCGGCATCGGCCTGGGACTCGTCCTGGGCCCCATGATCGGTGGACAGCTCTCCCTGTGGGGCGCGTGGTTCCCCCCGCTGGCGGCGGGAGCGCTCGCCCTGCTCGGCGCGCTCGGCGTGCTCGTGGCCATGCCCGAGACCCACCTGAGCCGCTCCACCGCGGCGAAGCAACCCTCGCGGCTGAGCGTGTTCCACAGCTCGCCCCGGCAACGCGCGCTGCGGATCATGCTGCTGCTCTACTTCTTCGTCTTCCTCTCCATGACGACGCTCCAGGTGGCCTTCGCCCTGCTCGCCCAGGAGCGCCTCGGCTGGGGCGCGAAGCAGGTGGGCTATGTCTTCGCGCTGGTGGGAGGGCTGGGACTCGTCATCCAGGGCGGCCTCATCGGTCCCCTGTCCAAGGCCGTGGGCGAGGCGCGTCTGCTCATCCTCGGCACGCTGATCCTCTGCGCCGGCATGCTGGGCGTGAGCGTCGCGGCCCAACCCCTCTCATTGATTGGCGCCGTCATCCTGCTCGGGACGGGACTCGGCCTCATCCAGCCACTGCTGGGGAGTCTGGCCTCCCAGGCCGCCAATCCCTCGCTGCTGGGCTTGACCCTGGGGCTGGCACAATCCTCGGGAGGTCTCGCTCGCACCGTGGGCCCGGTGGCCAGCGGCGCGCTCTACAAGTCCCTCGGCGCCAGCGCTCCTTTCACCGCGGGAGCACTCATCGCACTGGGAGCAACGGTGCTCGGAGCACTGCTCAAGCGCGAGGGACTTGGAAAACGGCGCGACTCCTGA
- a CDS encoding YebC/PmpR family DNA-binding transcriptional regulator — protein MGAQWKHKGRTEHAAAKGRLFTKLVKELIVSAKAGGADPGSNPRLRMAMDAAKKASMPRDTLERAIKKGAGLLDEPVNYELVTYEGFAPHQVPVIVECLTENKTRTAANIRLLFRKGQIATSGAVSWDFNRLGVIEATPPEAGADAETAAIEAGAQELEPGEEGATRFLTAPTDLDAVSRALTGMGWTVSSQNLAWVAKNPVSLEGEARTEVEAFLEAMDEDDDVQNIYVGLK, from the coding sequence ATGGGCGCTCAATGGAAGCACAAGGGCCGCACCGAGCATGCGGCCGCGAAGGGCCGGCTCTTCACCAAGCTGGTCAAGGAACTCATCGTCTCCGCCAAGGCCGGGGGGGCCGATCCAGGCAGCAACCCCCGCCTGCGCATGGCGATGGACGCGGCGAAGAAGGCGTCGATGCCGCGCGACACGCTGGAGCGCGCCATCAAGAAGGGCGCGGGCCTGCTGGACGAGCCGGTGAACTACGAGCTGGTGACGTACGAGGGCTTCGCCCCGCACCAGGTGCCGGTGATCGTCGAGTGTCTCACCGAGAACAAGACCCGCACCGCCGCCAACATCCGGTTGCTGTTCCGCAAGGGGCAGATCGCCACCAGCGGCGCGGTGTCCTGGGACTTCAACCGCCTGGGCGTCATCGAGGCCACGCCGCCTGAAGCGGGCGCGGATGCCGAGACGGCCGCCATCGAAGCGGGCGCGCAGGAGCTGGAGCCCGGCGAGGAGGGCGCCACTCGCTTCCTCACCGCGCCCACGGACCTGGACGCCGTGAGCCGCGCCCTGACGGGCATGGGCTGGACGGTGAGCTCGCAGAACCTGGCCTGGGTGGCCAAGAATCCGGTGTCGCTCGAGGGTGAGGCGCGCACCGAGGTCGAGGCGTTCCTGGAAGCCATGGACGAGGACGACGACGTCCAGAACATCTACGTCGGCCTCAAGTGA
- a CDS encoding type IV pilin protein: MANRKLHPGHTRRGFTLIELMIVVCIVGLLSTVALPEFQNIMLRSKQAERELMMNSIMRVLNEYTSAHGGQFPGGAAPDLPFNPVSAPNGKKQPFDLELGHWKDLGWAPDGHLYYRYEVLLNGDGDLVITAKGDLNNNELVNYKEIKFRLQNGMWQRMAETEYGDHF, translated from the coding sequence ATGGCGAACCGAAAGCTTCACCCCGGCCACACCCGGCGGGGCTTCACCCTGATCGAGCTGATGATCGTCGTCTGCATCGTCGGCCTGCTGTCCACGGTGGCCCTGCCGGAGTTCCAGAACATCATGCTGCGCTCGAAGCAGGCCGAGCGGGAGCTGATGATGAACTCCATCATGCGCGTGCTCAACGAGTACACCTCCGCGCACGGTGGGCAGTTCCCGGGAGGGGCGGCGCCGGACCTGCCCTTCAATCCGGTGTCGGCACCGAACGGCAAGAAGCAGCCCTTCGACCTGGAGCTGGGCCACTGGAAGGACCTGGGCTGGGCGCCCGACGGCCACCTCTATTACCGCTATGAGGTCCTGCTCAACGGCGACGGCGATCTGGTCATCACGGCCAAGGGTGACCTGAACAACAACGAGCTGGTGAACTACAAGGAGATCAAGTTCAGGCTCCAGAACGGCATGTGGCAGCGGATGGCCGAGACCGAGTACGGCGACCACTTCTGA
- the ppk1 gene encoding polyphosphate kinase 1, with amino-acid sequence MPKRASTSRNNPTKPVERDTIPPGTDVPDSGLFFNRELSWLAFNNRVLQLAEDTSVPLMERVKFCAIYARNLDEFFMIRVARLHEQVRNRVARLVPDGATPGETLDKLHDRILEQGRRHSDCFERQLRPALAEKGLRILSMKELDAESRALLEQRFREQIFPVLTPLAIGLGRHFPYISNLSLSLAVLLRDPVTETENVARVKVPKELLPRFVPLKGGTTFVPLEEIIAHHLDALFPGMEVLDRGLFRVTRDADFTVSEDAEDLLVAVQTELRQRRFGDVIRLEVQAGMSPKMLDPLREALALEPRQVYEEQGLLDYTDLMSVVSTPGFAELRDPPWTPVTQPRLKAEGDGGEVSTVLSAMRRGDLLVHHPYESFATSVERFVTEAVEDPDVLAIKQTVYRTSDKSPLVPALIRATERGKQAVCMVELKARFDERTNIQWALALEEAGVHVVYGIPGLKTHAKAILIVRREGERVRHYVHVGTGNYNSKTARLYTDLGLFTTDPEIGADVADLFNFLTGFARPKSFRKLLVAPINMREGLLEQIRRTISEHSAERPARIVMKMNALVDPAMIRALYDASRAGVKVDLNVRGICCLRPQVPGVSDHIRVVSTLGRFLEHSRIYLFERGGGIRCYIGSADLMPRNLDHRVEALTPVEEPPLLAQVRDLLDRSLADNTHAWVLEADGTWKRRALEGEKRWSQGELMERAVRMAQASSGRPLS; translated from the coding sequence ATGCCCAAGCGCGCATCCACCAGCCGGAACAACCCCACCAAGCCCGTCGAGCGGGACACCATCCCGCCCGGGACGGACGTGCCGGACAGCGGCCTCTTCTTCAACCGGGAGCTGTCCTGGCTCGCCTTCAACAACCGGGTGCTCCAGCTGGCCGAGGACACCTCGGTGCCGCTGATGGAGCGCGTGAAGTTCTGCGCCATCTACGCGCGCAACCTCGATGAGTTCTTCATGATCCGTGTGGCGCGCCTGCACGAGCAGGTGCGCAACCGCGTGGCGCGGCTGGTGCCGGACGGTGCCACCCCGGGCGAGACGCTCGACAAGCTGCACGATCGCATCCTCGAGCAGGGCCGGCGCCACAGCGACTGCTTCGAGCGCCAGCTGCGTCCCGCCCTGGCCGAGAAGGGCCTGCGCATCCTCTCCATGAAGGAGCTGGACGCCGAGTCGCGCGCCCTGCTGGAGCAGCGCTTCCGCGAGCAGATCTTCCCCGTGCTCACCCCGCTGGCCATCGGCCTGGGCCGGCACTTCCCCTACATCTCCAACCTCTCCCTCAGCCTCGCGGTGCTGCTGAGGGATCCGGTGACGGAGACGGAGAACGTGGCGCGGGTGAAGGTGCCCAAGGAGCTGCTGCCGCGCTTCGTCCCGCTCAAGGGGGGCACCACCTTCGTGCCGCTCGAGGAGATCATCGCCCACCACCTGGACGCGCTCTTCCCCGGCATGGAGGTGTTGGACCGGGGGCTGTTCCGCGTCACGCGGGACGCGGACTTCACCGTGTCCGAGGACGCCGAGGATCTGCTGGTGGCCGTGCAGACGGAGTTGCGCCAGCGCCGCTTCGGAGACGTCATCCGCCTGGAGGTGCAGGCGGGGATGAGCCCCAAGATGCTCGATCCGCTCCGGGAGGCGCTCGCGCTGGAGCCCCGCCAGGTCTACGAGGAGCAGGGGCTGCTGGACTACACGGACCTGATGTCCGTGGTGTCCACGCCGGGCTTCGCCGAGCTGAGAGACCCTCCCTGGACCCCCGTCACCCAGCCCCGCCTGAAGGCCGAGGGGGATGGCGGCGAGGTGAGCACGGTGCTGTCCGCCATGCGGCGCGGAGATCTGCTCGTCCACCACCCCTACGAGTCCTTCGCCACCTCGGTGGAGCGCTTCGTCACGGAGGCGGTGGAAGACCCGGACGTGCTGGCCATCAAGCAGACCGTGTACCGCACCTCGGACAAGTCGCCGCTGGTGCCCGCGCTCATCCGCGCCACCGAGCGGGGCAAGCAGGCGGTGTGCATGGTGGAGCTCAAGGCGCGCTTCGACGAGCGCACCAACATCCAGTGGGCGCTGGCGCTGGAGGAGGCGGGGGTGCACGTCGTCTACGGCATCCCCGGCCTCAAGACGCACGCCAAGGCCATCCTCATCGTCCGCCGCGAGGGCGAGCGCGTGCGCCACTACGTCCACGTGGGCACCGGCAACTACAACTCGAAGACGGCCCGCCTCTACACGGACCTGGGGCTCTTCACCACGGACCCAGAGATTGGCGCGGACGTGGCGGACCTCTTCAACTTCCTCACCGGCTTCGCCCGCCCCAAGTCCTTCCGCAAGCTGCTGGTGGCCCCCATCAACATGCGCGAGGGCCTGCTGGAGCAGATCCGCCGCACCATCTCCGAGCACTCCGCCGAGCGCCCCGCCCGCATCGTCATGAAGATGAACGCGCTGGTGGACCCGGCGATGATCCGCGCCCTCTATGACGCCTCGCGCGCCGGCGTGAAGGTGGACCTCAACGTGCGCGGCATCTGCTGCCTGCGCCCCCAGGTCCCCGGCGTCTCGGACCACATCCGCGTCGTCTCCACGCTTGGCCGCTTCCTCGAGCACTCCCGCATCTACCTCTTCGAGCGAGGGGGTGGGATTCGCTGCTACATCGGCTCGGCGGACCTGATGCCCCGCAACCTGGACCACCGGGTGGAGGCCCTCACCCCGGTGGAGGAGCCGCCGCTGCTCGCCCAGGTGAGGGATCTGCTCGACCGGAGCCTCGCGGACAACACGCACGCCTGGGTGCTCGAGGCGGACGGGACGTGGAAACGCCGCGCACTGGAGGGGGAGAAGCGCTGGTCCCAGGGCGAGCTGATGGAGCGCGCGGTGCGCATGGCGCAGGCCTCCTCCGGCCGGCCCCTGTCCTGA
- a CDS encoding ABC transporter permease, translated as MDTLSQDFWLALRKLRKSPGFTLIAVLTLALGMGANSAIFSVVDAVLLRPLPMPESERLVHVYSVSRGRNGDTSALDFRDMREKSRSFKELAVADSTDLSLTGAGGEPERLQGTTVSAEFFQLLGTPPLVGRTFLPGEDAPGHSRVVVLGHALWQRRFGGNPEVLGKSLEVGGVPYTVVGVMRPGFDFPSRSQLWIPLTWEGDVIDASNRGAHWLDVYGRLAPGVTVEQAQAELVALTRELEAQYPRTNTGFSAAVVSLQQSLVGEVEPALLLLLGAVGLVLLIACANLSNLLLARAVSREGEISVRLALGATPGRIVRQLLVESFVLALIGGAAGLLVASWGLDVLVALGPRDIPRLEQVTINGKVLAFSTGLSLLTAVLFGLFPALQAARAELGHSLREVGRSSTGVRHRARNVLVVSETALAVVLLVAAGLLLKSFMRLQQVDPGFRSDQVLTMDLALPESTYTFGGPATGQFYDTLLERVRALPGVQSAAATFHLPMAGRNVTTSMRDLSRPEPTPEQRQLAQVRFVTPGFFEVMRVPLKRGRLLTTQDGEQGQRAVLISEEAARRYWPGEDPLGRTIEIGMSFGNGEMGGQVVGVVGNVRHQGMATEPFPEVYIPFGQARANNMSLVVRTAGEPLALASSVRAEVHALDKNLPVAHVRTLENILGDAVAQPRFLMALVATFAGLALVLAAMGLYGVVTFAVSQRTRELGIRMALGADARSVLRLVIGQYLQLTAAGVALGLALAFVASRLLAGLLYSVQAADPWAYAGVTVLLVGVAFVASFLPAYRATRIDPVIALKHD; from the coding sequence ATGGACACCTTGAGCCAGGACTTCTGGCTTGCGCTGCGCAAGCTGCGCAAGAGCCCCGGTTTCACCCTCATCGCGGTGCTCACGCTCGCGCTCGGAATGGGAGCCAACAGCGCCATCTTCAGCGTGGTGGACGCGGTGCTGCTGCGGCCCCTGCCCATGCCGGAGTCGGAGCGGCTCGTGCACGTGTACTCCGTGTCGCGCGGCAGGAATGGAGACACCTCGGCGCTCGACTTCCGCGACATGCGCGAGAAGAGCCGCTCGTTCAAGGAACTGGCGGTGGCGGACTCGACGGATCTCAGCCTCACGGGGGCGGGGGGCGAGCCCGAGCGGCTCCAGGGCACCACCGTCTCGGCGGAGTTCTTCCAGCTGCTCGGCACGCCGCCCCTGGTGGGCCGCACCTTCCTGCCGGGCGAGGACGCGCCGGGCCACAGCCGCGTCGTGGTGCTCGGCCATGCGCTCTGGCAGCGGCGCTTCGGGGGAAACCCCGAGGTGCTCGGCAAGAGCCTGGAGGTGGGGGGCGTGCCGTACACGGTGGTGGGCGTGATGCGCCCGGGCTTCGACTTCCCGTCGAGGTCCCAGCTCTGGATTCCGCTGACCTGGGAGGGGGATGTCATCGACGCGAGCAACCGTGGGGCCCACTGGCTGGACGTCTACGGGCGGCTGGCGCCGGGTGTCACGGTGGAGCAGGCCCAGGCGGAGCTGGTGGCGCTGACGCGCGAGCTGGAGGCGCAGTACCCGCGGACCAACACCGGCTTCAGCGCGGCCGTGGTCTCCTTGCAACAGTCGCTGGTGGGGGAGGTGGAGCCGGCGCTGCTGTTGTTGCTGGGCGCGGTGGGGCTGGTGCTGCTGATCGCCTGCGCCAACCTGTCCAACCTGCTGCTGGCGCGCGCGGTGAGCCGTGAGGGGGAGATCTCCGTGCGGCTGGCCCTGGGCGCCACCCCGGGCCGCATCGTGCGGCAGCTCCTGGTGGAGAGCTTCGTGCTGGCGCTGATCGGCGGGGCCGCGGGCCTGCTGGTGGCGAGCTGGGGCCTGGACGTGCTCGTCGCGCTGGGGCCCCGGGACATTCCGCGCCTGGAGCAGGTGACCATCAACGGGAAGGTGCTCGCCTTCAGCACCGGGCTGTCGCTGCTCACCGCGGTGCTCTTCGGGCTCTTCCCGGCGCTGCAGGCGGCCCGGGCCGAGCTGGGCCACTCGCTGCGCGAGGTGGGGCGCAGCAGCACTGGTGTGCGCCACCGGGCTCGCAACGTGCTCGTCGTGTCCGAGACGGCGCTGGCCGTCGTGCTGCTGGTGGCCGCGGGGCTGCTGCTCAAGAGCTTCATGCGCCTGCAGCAGGTGGATCCAGGCTTCCGCTCCGACCAGGTGCTCACGATGGATCTGGCCCTGCCCGAGAGCACGTACACGTTTGGTGGCCCGGCCACGGGGCAATTCTACGACACGCTGCTGGAGCGGGTGCGCGCGCTGCCGGGGGTCCAGTCCGCGGCCGCGACGTTCCACCTGCCCATGGCGGGCCGCAATGTCACCACGTCGATGCGGGACCTGTCCCGGCCGGAGCCCACGCCCGAGCAGCGGCAGCTCGCGCAGGTGCGCTTCGTCACCCCGGGCTTCTTCGAGGTGATGCGCGTTCCCCTGAAGCGGGGCCGCCTGCTCACCACCCAGGACGGGGAGCAGGGGCAGCGGGCTGTCCTCATCAGCGAGGAGGCCGCGCGGCGCTACTGGCCCGGGGAGGATCCGCTGGGCCGCACCATCGAGATTGGAATGAGCTTCGGCAATGGGGAGATGGGCGGCCAGGTGGTGGGCGTGGTGGGCAATGTCCGTCACCAGGGCATGGCCACGGAGCCCTTCCCCGAGGTGTACATCCCCTTCGGGCAGGCCCGCGCCAACAACATGAGCCTCGTGGTGCGCACCGCGGGCGAGCCGCTCGCGCTGGCCTCCTCCGTGCGTGCCGAGGTGCATGCGCTGGACAAGAACCTGCCCGTGGCCCATGTGCGCACGCTCGAGAACATCCTCGGTGACGCGGTGGCCCAGCCCCGCTTCCTGATGGCGCTGGTGGCCACCTTCGCGGGCCTGGCGCTCGTGCTCGCCGCGATGGGCCTCTATGGCGTCGTGACCTTCGCCGTCTCCCAGCGCACGCGCGAGCTCGGCATCCGCATGGCCCTCGGCGCGGATGCGCGCTCCGTCCTGCGGCTGGTCATCGGACAGTACCTCCAGCTCACCGCCGCGGGCGTGGCGCTGGGGCTCGCCCTGGCCTTCGTGGCCAGCCGGTTGCTGGCGGGCCTGCTCTACTCCGTCCAGGCCGCCGACCCGTGGGCCTACGCCGGTGTGACGGTGCTCCTGGTGGGCGTGGCCTTCGTCGCCAGCTTCCTGCCCGCGTACCGCGCCACCCGGATCGATCCGGTCATCGCGCTCAAGCACGACTAG
- a CDS encoding MBL fold metallo-hydrolase, with protein sequence MKRTLPRRLLLSLGVLLVFTVSGVGIGGCIFSAPTWKGPKTDHFDGERFVNLEPREQRGSFLDWQLNRKPGPWKEWRDVPPGPPPPERVARGGLRVTFINHATVLLQLDGLNILTDPIYSERCSPVSFAGPRRVRPPGIRFEDLPPIDVVVLSHNHYDHMDVATLRRLQEKFPGLRVFAGLGNRAFLEGKGLKQVTEVDWWQEFPLGPEVTLVSARTQHFSNRGLFDRGGTLWTGYVFRGPHGATYFAGDTGWGRQFAEARERLGPMRLAVLPIGAYKPEWFMSPVHVSPGEAVQASVDLGARYSVPMHYGTFQLADDGEEEPVEDLKRALGERGGQAPEWWVLGFGEGRDVPPVESAPAPVVPASTP encoded by the coding sequence ATGAAAAGAACCCTGCCGCGCCGGTTGCTGCTGTCCCTGGGCGTGTTGTTGGTCTTCACCGTGAGTGGCGTGGGCATTGGCGGCTGCATCTTCTCCGCTCCCACGTGGAAGGGGCCGAAGACGGACCACTTCGATGGGGAGCGCTTCGTCAACCTGGAGCCCCGGGAGCAGCGGGGGAGCTTCCTGGACTGGCAGCTGAACCGGAAGCCGGGCCCGTGGAAGGAGTGGCGTGACGTGCCTCCCGGTCCGCCGCCCCCCGAGCGCGTGGCCCGCGGCGGTCTGCGGGTGACGTTCATCAACCACGCCACGGTGCTGCTGCAACTGGACGGGCTCAACATCCTCACGGACCCCATCTACAGCGAGCGCTGCAGCCCGGTCTCCTTCGCGGGGCCCAGGCGCGTGCGGCCGCCGGGCATCCGCTTCGAGGATCTGCCCCCCATCGACGTGGTGGTGCTCAGCCACAACCACTATGACCACATGGACGTGGCCACGCTGCGGCGGCTGCAGGAGAAGTTCCCCGGGCTGCGCGTCTTCGCGGGCCTGGGCAACCGCGCCTTCCTCGAGGGCAAGGGCCTGAAGCAGGTGACGGAGGTGGACTGGTGGCAGGAGTTCCCCCTGGGCCCGGAGGTGACGCTGGTGAGCGCGCGCACCCAGCACTTCTCCAACCGGGGCCTGTTCGATCGCGGCGGCACGCTGTGGACGGGCTACGTCTTCCGGGGCCCGCATGGGGCCACCTACTTCGCGGGAGACACCGGCTGGGGCCGGCAGTTCGCCGAGGCCCGTGAGCGCTTGGGTCCCATGCGTCTGGCGGTGCTGCCCATCGGCGCCTACAAGCCCGAGTGGTTCATGTCCCCGGTCCACGTGTCGCCGGGCGAGGCCGTCCAGGCCAGCGTGGACCTGGGGGCGCGCTACAGCGTCCCCATGCACTACGGCACCTTCCAGCTCGCGGACGATGGCGAGGAGGAGCCGGTGGAGGACCTGAAGCGCGCGCTGGGAGAGCGGGGAGGGCAGGCTCCCGAGTGGTGGGTGCTGGGCTTCGGCGAGGGGCGGGACGTTCCTCCCGTGGAGTCCGCCCCCGCTCCGGTGGTGCCCGCGTCCACGCCGTGA